The following are encoded together in the Desulfococcus multivorans genome:
- the trmD gene encoding tRNA (guanosine(37)-N1)-methyltransferase TrmD, protein MIFRVLTIFPELFDAFWENSIIKRAIEGHHISAAAVDIRRYTSDKHRTTDDRPYGGGPGMVMKPEPLAKAIQAAKKITPFSRTVLMTPQGRRFNQSLAHELAREEGVIFVCGRYEGVDERIFNQYIDDEISIGDYVLTGGELPVMIIIDAVTRLLPGVLGGADSAEKDSFSEGLLEHAHYTRPRDFEGDRVPDVLLSGNHQAIEQWRTETALIRTFLKRPDLMEDRAFTAREINILRKWSTEIERIVETQNLSRADSLPGRE, encoded by the coding sequence ATGATTTTTCGGGTACTTACCATTTTCCCCGAGCTGTTTGATGCGTTCTGGGAAAACAGTATCATCAAGCGGGCGATCGAGGGTCACCACATCTCCGCGGCAGCTGTTGATATTCGACGATATACATCGGATAAACACCGCACCACGGATGATCGGCCTTACGGCGGCGGACCGGGAATGGTCATGAAACCCGAGCCTCTTGCCAAGGCTATCCAGGCGGCCAAGAAAATCACCCCTTTTTCCCGAACGGTGCTGATGACGCCCCAAGGGCGGCGATTCAATCAGTCCCTGGCCCATGAGCTGGCCCGGGAGGAGGGGGTGATTTTTGTATGCGGCCGTTATGAAGGGGTTGACGAGAGGATCTTCAATCAGTACATCGACGACGAAATCTCCATCGGTGATTATGTCCTCACCGGAGGCGAACTGCCGGTAATGATCATCATCGACGCGGTGACCCGCCTTCTGCCCGGTGTTCTGGGCGGTGCGGATTCCGCGGAAAAAGACTCATTTTCCGAGGGACTTCTGGAGCATGCCCATTATACCCGGCCAAGGGATTTTGAGGGGGACCGGGTTCCCGATGTTCTTCTTTCGGGCAACCATCAGGCTATAGAACAATGGCGTACCGAGACTGCCCTGATAAGAACGTTTCTCAAACGTCCGGACTTGATGGAAGACCGGGCCTTTACAGCCCGGGAGATCAACATTTTGAGAAAATGGTCTACCGAGATTGAAAGAATTGTTGAAACCCAAAATTTATCTCGCGCTGATTCACTACCCGGTCGTGAATAA
- a CDS encoding RNA methyltransferase has protein sequence MKPKIYLALIHYPVVNKNGDTVAAAVTNLDLHDIARLARTYGAKAFYVITPLSDQRKLARRIISHWVEGGGGDYNPARKDALSIIRIKERYEEMIDEITAEGQGVPKTVVTSARKAPGSLSCDRLRCMLAQGEPFVLNFGTAWGLSEEFIHAADYLLEPITGGTHYNHLSVRSAASIIVDRLLGGSCEQHQHTEIVG, from the coding sequence TTGAAACCCAAAATTTATCTCGCGCTGATTCACTACCCGGTCGTGAATAAAAACGGCGACACTGTCGCTGCGGCGGTGACGAATCTGGACTTGCACGATATCGCCAGACTGGCCAGAACTTACGGGGCTAAAGCCTTTTATGTGATCACTCCCCTGTCGGACCAACGGAAATTGGCCCGCCGGATTATATCCCACTGGGTGGAAGGCGGCGGAGGTGATTACAACCCCGCCCGAAAAGATGCGCTTTCCATCATCCGGATCAAGGAGAGGTACGAAGAGATGATCGATGAGATCACCGCAGAGGGGCAAGGCGTGCCCAAAACCGTGGTGACATCCGCGCGGAAAGCGCCGGGCAGTTTGAGCTGTGACCGGCTTCGCTGTATGCTGGCGCAAGGAGAGCCCTTTGTTCTCAATTTCGGCACGGCATGGGGCTTATCAGAGGAATTCATTCATGCAGCGGATTATCTGCTCGAGCCGATTACCGGGGGAACCCATTACAATCACCTGTCCGTCAGATCTGCGGCATCCATCATCGTGGACCGTCTTTTAGGCGGATCGTGTGAACAACATCAACATACCGAAATAGTTGGTTAG
- the rplS gene encoding 50S ribosomal protein L19, producing MKLLEKMEREMMRLDVPDFIPGDTVKVHVKIKEGEKERIQVFQGVVISRHRGMVNATFTVRKVSYGVGVERIFPLHSPIIDKIEVVTKGRVRRSKIYYLRKLRGKAARIKEKRLN from the coding sequence ATGAAACTATTGGAAAAAATGGAAAGGGAGATGATGCGTCTTGACGTACCGGATTTCATTCCCGGAGATACCGTCAAGGTGCATGTTAAAATCAAAGAGGGCGAAAAAGAACGTATCCAGGTCTTTCAAGGGGTGGTGATCAGCCGGCATCGGGGCATGGTCAATGCGACCTTCACCGTAAGGAAGGTATCCTACGGCGTCGGGGTCGAACGTATTTTTCCGTTGCATTCCCCCATCATCGACAAAATCGAGGTGGTCACCAAGGGGCGGGTTCGGCGATCTAAAATTTACTATCTTCGCAAGCTTCGGGGGAAGGCCGCTCGAATCAAGGAGAAACGCCTCAATTAA
- a CDS encoding ribonuclease HII — protein sequence MWSFEAHARKKGFASIAGVDEAGRGPLAGPVVSAAVMLPSDWFENGLTAVGTIAIDDSKKLAPRKREILFDRIYRDAPGVGVGVVTAEEIDRTNILQAALRSMVLAVRNLVLQPDYLLVDGLFPIPMDLPQEPIVKGDAKSISIAAASIVAKVTRDRLMECYHRQYPQYGFSSHKGYPTRAHRLAVALYGPSPIHRKTFKGVREYVE from the coding sequence ATGTGGTCATTCGAAGCCCATGCCCGGAAAAAAGGTTTTGCGTCCATTGCGGGCGTTGACGAGGCCGGCCGGGGCCCCCTGGCCGGCCCTGTTGTCTCTGCCGCCGTGATGTTGCCTTCCGATTGGTTTGAGAACGGGTTGACGGCGGTAGGGACAATAGCGATTGACGATTCGAAGAAACTGGCGCCCCGGAAGCGGGAGATCCTCTTTGACCGCATTTATCGGGATGCCCCGGGCGTGGGGGTCGGCGTGGTGACTGCCGAGGAGATTGATCGCACGAATATCCTCCAGGCCGCTCTCCGGTCCATGGTCTTGGCGGTCAGGAATCTCGTTCTTCAGCCGGACTATCTTCTGGTCGACGGCCTTTTTCCGATTCCCATGGACCTGCCCCAGGAGCCGATTGTCAAGGGGGATGCCAAAAGCATATCCATTGCCGCAGCATCCATCGTCGCAAAGGTCACCAGAGACCGGCTCATGGAATGTTACCATCGGCAATACCCCCAATACGGCTTTTCCAGTCACAAAGGATACCCCACCCGGGCCCACCGTCTCGCCGTCGCTCTTTATGGCCCGAGCCCCATCCATCGCAAAACTTTCAAAGGTGTTCGTGAATATGTTGAATAA
- a CDS encoding YraN family protein, with translation MLNKSQKFGRASEALAADILRRSGYRILARNYRTKMGEIDIIARDGETIVFVEVKARRDRGHYGHPKYAVTRAKQQKISKTALYYLKGTGQMGCSARFDVVTLTPCGDDVRCEIVRNAFELAYG, from the coding sequence ATGTTGAATAAATCTCAGAAATTTGGCCGGGCGAGTGAGGCTTTGGCCGCTGACATTCTGAGACGATCGGGGTATCGTATTCTTGCCCGGAATTATCGGACGAAAATGGGTGAGATCGATATCATCGCCCGGGATGGAGAGACCATCGTATTCGTAGAGGTGAAGGCTCGTCGGGACAGGGGGCATTACGGTCATCCCAAATACGCCGTGACGCGAGCCAAGCAGCAGAAGATATCCAAAACAGCGCTTTATTATCTCAAGGGGACCGGGCAGATGGGCTGCAGCGCGCGTTTTGATGTCGTTACCCTCACACCCTGCGGCGATGACGTCCGGTGCGAGATC